One Rhinolophus sinicus isolate RSC01 linkage group LG06, ASM3656204v1, whole genome shotgun sequence DNA window includes the following coding sequences:
- the PUSL1 gene encoding tRNA pseudouridine synthase-like 1 isoform X1, which yields MGSGPAAGTVRARYLVYFQYLGTDFNGVAAVRGAQRAVGVQNYLEEAAERLKSVVPVKFVISSRTDAGVHALSNAAHLDVQRRSGQPPFSPEVLTQALNTHLKHPAIRVLQAFRVHSDFHARYAATSRTYLYRLATGCPRPDQLSVFERNRCWALRADYLDVAAMQEAAQHLLGTHDFSAFQSAGSPSTSSVRTLRRASVSPDPASPFVLPQESRRLRFWTLEFESQSFLYRQVQSVLGPPWVWGWGLGHCGSLALGSQVRRMTAILVAVGLGALTPTEVKVILESRDPLGRHQTRVAPAHGLFLKSVLYGGLRDHAGKPGARGQGGPRSARRPQAGNQRPKGRRPGVRSCLQQPQNFCQVLCGVRSTETTDDPPDAQLRSGQPGSLDWATASLLPPQVSAALDAPGGLPQGCVQIRCEHPEGNIYKQTSFLFVLEINTPGPKIEIKSEEISRAVYFFS from the exons ATGGGCTCGGGTCCGGCTGCGGGCACCGTGCGGGCACGCTACCTCGTGTATTTCCAGTATTTGGGCACAGACTTTAA TGGTGTCGCGGCCGTCAGGGGCGCCCAGCGCGCCGTCGGGGTCCAGAACTACCTGGAG GAGGCCGCAGAGAGGCTGAAATCGGTGGTGCCGGTCAAGTTCGTCATCTCCAGCCGCACGGATGCTGGGGTCCACGCCCTGAGCAACGCTGCGCATCTGGACGTCCAACGCCGCTCAGGCCAGCCGCCCTTCTCACCTGAGGTCCTGACCCAGGCCCTCAACACCCACCTGAAGCACCCCGCCATCAG GGTCCTGCAGGCCTTCCGTGTGCACAGCGACTTCCATGCCCGCTACGCAGCCACATCCAGGACCTACCTGTACCGCCTGGCCACCGGCTGCCCCCGGCCTGACCAGCTGTCTGTGTTTGAACGAAACCGATGCTGGGCCCTGCGGGCAGA TTATTTGGATGTGGCCGCCATGCAGGAGGCCGCCCAACACCTCCTGGGGACTCATGACTTCAGCGCCTTCCAATCGGCTGGCAGCCCATCCACTAGCTCAGTGCGCACATTGCGCAGAGCCTCAGTGTCCCCTGACCCAGCCAGCCCCTTTGTCCTCCCCCAGGAGAGCAG AAGGTTGCGATTCTGGACTCTGGAGTTTGAGAGCCAGTCCTTCCTGTACAGACAGGTACAGTCTGTCCTGGGGCCACCCTGGGTGTGGGGATGGGGCTTGGGCCACTGTGGCAGTCTCGCCCTTGGGTCACAGGTGCGGAGGATGACAGCGATCCTGGtggctgtggggctgggggcttTGACACCCACTGAGGTGAAGGTGATTCTGGAGAGCCGGGACCCCCTGGGCAGGCACCAGACACGTGTGGCCCCAGCCCATGGCTTGTTCCTGAAGTCGGTGCTATACGGGGGCCTCAGGGACCATG CAGGAAAGCCAGGGGCCAGAGGGCAGGGAGGCCCCAGGTCAGCCAGAAGACCTCAGGCGGGAAACCAGCGACCCAAAGGCAGGCGGCCTGGAGTGAG GTCCTGCCTCCAGCAGCCCCAGAACTTCTGTCAAGTGCTCTGTGGGGTCCGTAGCACTGAAACTACAGATGACCCCCCAGATGCCCAGCTAAGGTCAGGGCAGCCAGGCTCACTAGACTGGGCCACAGCAAGCCTCCTGCCTCCCCAAGTCTCTGCTGCCCTGGATGCTCCAGGGGGGCTGCCCCAAGGGTGTGTACAGATCAGGTGTGAACACCCAGAAGGGAATATATACAAACAGACCTCATTTCTGTTTGTTCTGGAAATTAATACACCGGGcccaaaaatagaaataaaaagtgaagaGATCTCCAGGGCTGTTTATTTCTTCAGCTAA
- the PUSL1 gene encoding tRNA pseudouridine synthase-like 1 isoform X5 — protein sequence MGSGPAAGTVRARYLVYFQYLGTDFNGVAAVRGAQRAVGVQNYLEEAAERLKSVVPVKFVISSRTDAGVHALSNAAHLDVQRRSGQPPFSPEVLTQALNTHLKHPAIRVLQAFRVHSDFHARYAATSRTYLYRLATGCPRPDQLSVFERNRCWALRADYLDVAAMQEAAQHLLGTHDFSAFQSAGSPSTSSVRTLRRASVSPDPASPFVLPQESRRLRFWTLEFESQSFLYRQVQSVLGPPWVWGWGLGHCGSLALGSQVRRMTAILVAVGLGALTPTEVKVILESRDPLGRHQTRVAPAHGLFLKSVLYGGLRDHAGKPGARGQGGPRSARRPQAGNQRPKGRRPGVRCRSPPTGPASSSPRTSVKCSVGSVALKLQMTPQMPS from the exons ATGGGCTCGGGTCCGGCTGCGGGCACCGTGCGGGCACGCTACCTCGTGTATTTCCAGTATTTGGGCACAGACTTTAA TGGTGTCGCGGCCGTCAGGGGCGCCCAGCGCGCCGTCGGGGTCCAGAACTACCTGGAG GAGGCCGCAGAGAGGCTGAAATCGGTGGTGCCGGTCAAGTTCGTCATCTCCAGCCGCACGGATGCTGGGGTCCACGCCCTGAGCAACGCTGCGCATCTGGACGTCCAACGCCGCTCAGGCCAGCCGCCCTTCTCACCTGAGGTCCTGACCCAGGCCCTCAACACCCACCTGAAGCACCCCGCCATCAG GGTCCTGCAGGCCTTCCGTGTGCACAGCGACTTCCATGCCCGCTACGCAGCCACATCCAGGACCTACCTGTACCGCCTGGCCACCGGCTGCCCCCGGCCTGACCAGCTGTCTGTGTTTGAACGAAACCGATGCTGGGCCCTGCGGGCAGA TTATTTGGATGTGGCCGCCATGCAGGAGGCCGCCCAACACCTCCTGGGGACTCATGACTTCAGCGCCTTCCAATCGGCTGGCAGCCCATCCACTAGCTCAGTGCGCACATTGCGCAGAGCCTCAGTGTCCCCTGACCCAGCCAGCCCCTTTGTCCTCCCCCAGGAGAGCAG AAGGTTGCGATTCTGGACTCTGGAGTTTGAGAGCCAGTCCTTCCTGTACAGACAGGTACAGTCTGTCCTGGGGCCACCCTGGGTGTGGGGATGGGGCTTGGGCCACTGTGGCAGTCTCGCCCTTGGGTCACAGGTGCGGAGGATGACAGCGATCCTGGtggctgtggggctgggggcttTGACACCCACTGAGGTGAAGGTGATTCTGGAGAGCCGGGACCCCCTGGGCAGGCACCAGACACGTGTGGCCCCAGCCCATGGCTTGTTCCTGAAGTCGGTGCTATACGGGGGCCTCAGGGACCATG CAGGAAAGCCAGGGGCCAGAGGGCAGGGAGGCCCCAGGTCAGCCAGAAGACCTCAGGCGGGAAACCAGCGACCCAAAGGCAGGCGGCCTGGAGTGAGGTGCAGGTCCCCCCCCACAG GTCCTGCCTCCAGCAGCCCCAGAACTTCTGTCAAGTGCTCTGTGGGGTCCGTAGCACTGAAACTACAGATGACCCCCCAGATGCCCAGCTAA
- the PUSL1 gene encoding tRNA pseudouridine synthase-like 1 isoform X4, whose amino-acid sequence MGSGPAAGTVRARYLVYFQYLGTDFNGVAAVRGAQRAVGVQNYLEEAAERLKSVVPVKFVISSRTDAGVHALSNAAHLDVQRRSGQPPFSPEVLTQALNTHLKHPAIRVLQAFRVHSDFHARYAATSRTYLYRLATGCPRPDQLSVFERNRCWALRADYLDVAAMQEAAQHLLGTHDFSAFQSAGSPSTSSVRTLRRASVSPDPASPFVLPQESRRLRFWTLEFESQSFLYRQVQSVLGPPWVWGWGLGHCGSLALGSQVRRMTAILVAVGLGALTPTEVKVILESRDPLGRHQTRVAPAHGLFLKSVLYGGLRDHAGKPGARGQGGPRSARRPQAGNQRPKGRRPGVRCRSPPTGAIAPPDLALWASSQWGREAERGELQGLRASPAPAENPLPPS is encoded by the exons ATGGGCTCGGGTCCGGCTGCGGGCACCGTGCGGGCACGCTACCTCGTGTATTTCCAGTATTTGGGCACAGACTTTAA TGGTGTCGCGGCCGTCAGGGGCGCCCAGCGCGCCGTCGGGGTCCAGAACTACCTGGAG GAGGCCGCAGAGAGGCTGAAATCGGTGGTGCCGGTCAAGTTCGTCATCTCCAGCCGCACGGATGCTGGGGTCCACGCCCTGAGCAACGCTGCGCATCTGGACGTCCAACGCCGCTCAGGCCAGCCGCCCTTCTCACCTGAGGTCCTGACCCAGGCCCTCAACACCCACCTGAAGCACCCCGCCATCAG GGTCCTGCAGGCCTTCCGTGTGCACAGCGACTTCCATGCCCGCTACGCAGCCACATCCAGGACCTACCTGTACCGCCTGGCCACCGGCTGCCCCCGGCCTGACCAGCTGTCTGTGTTTGAACGAAACCGATGCTGGGCCCTGCGGGCAGA TTATTTGGATGTGGCCGCCATGCAGGAGGCCGCCCAACACCTCCTGGGGACTCATGACTTCAGCGCCTTCCAATCGGCTGGCAGCCCATCCACTAGCTCAGTGCGCACATTGCGCAGAGCCTCAGTGTCCCCTGACCCAGCCAGCCCCTTTGTCCTCCCCCAGGAGAGCAG AAGGTTGCGATTCTGGACTCTGGAGTTTGAGAGCCAGTCCTTCCTGTACAGACAGGTACAGTCTGTCCTGGGGCCACCCTGGGTGTGGGGATGGGGCTTGGGCCACTGTGGCAGTCTCGCCCTTGGGTCACAGGTGCGGAGGATGACAGCGATCCTGGtggctgtggggctgggggcttTGACACCCACTGAGGTGAAGGTGATTCTGGAGAGCCGGGACCCCCTGGGCAGGCACCAGACACGTGTGGCCCCAGCCCATGGCTTGTTCCTGAAGTCGGTGCTATACGGGGGCCTCAGGGACCATG CAGGAAAGCCAGGGGCCAGAGGGCAGGGAGGCCCCAGGTCAGCCAGAAGACCTCAGGCGGGAAACCAGCGACCCAAAGGCAGGCGGCCTGGAGTGAGGTGCAGGTCCCCCCCCACAGGTGCCATAGCCCCTCCTGACCTAGCCCTGTGGGCAAGTTCTCAATGGGGGAGGGAAGCTGAGAGGGGGGAGCTTCAGGGACTGAgggcctccccagcccctgctgaGAACCCCCTGCCCCCAAGTTGA
- the PUSL1 gene encoding tRNA pseudouridine synthase-like 1 isoform X2 codes for MGSGPAAGTVRARYLVYFQYLGTDFNGVAAVRGAQRAVGVQNYLEEAAERLKSVVPVKFVISSRTDAGVHALSNAAHLDVQRRSGQPPFSPEVLTQALNTHLKHPAIRVLQAFRVHSDFHARYAATSRTYLYRLATGCPRPDQLSVFERNRCWALRADYLDVAAMQEAAQHLLGTHDFSAFQSAGSPSTSSVRTLRRASVSPDPASPFVLPQESRRLRFWTLEFESQSFLYRQVQSVLGPPWVWGWGLGHCGSLALGSQVRRMTAILVAVGLGALTPTEVKVILESRDPLGRHQTRVAPAHGLFLKSVLYGGLRDHGKRRWPGEVPAYTPLIGPLPSLGPCWKRSSWWQCRHSPHVVLTAGNPSCAQQESQGPEGREAPGQPEDLRRETSDPKAGGLE; via the exons ATGGGCTCGGGTCCGGCTGCGGGCACCGTGCGGGCACGCTACCTCGTGTATTTCCAGTATTTGGGCACAGACTTTAA TGGTGTCGCGGCCGTCAGGGGCGCCCAGCGCGCCGTCGGGGTCCAGAACTACCTGGAG GAGGCCGCAGAGAGGCTGAAATCGGTGGTGCCGGTCAAGTTCGTCATCTCCAGCCGCACGGATGCTGGGGTCCACGCCCTGAGCAACGCTGCGCATCTGGACGTCCAACGCCGCTCAGGCCAGCCGCCCTTCTCACCTGAGGTCCTGACCCAGGCCCTCAACACCCACCTGAAGCACCCCGCCATCAG GGTCCTGCAGGCCTTCCGTGTGCACAGCGACTTCCATGCCCGCTACGCAGCCACATCCAGGACCTACCTGTACCGCCTGGCCACCGGCTGCCCCCGGCCTGACCAGCTGTCTGTGTTTGAACGAAACCGATGCTGGGCCCTGCGGGCAGA TTATTTGGATGTGGCCGCCATGCAGGAGGCCGCCCAACACCTCCTGGGGACTCATGACTTCAGCGCCTTCCAATCGGCTGGCAGCCCATCCACTAGCTCAGTGCGCACATTGCGCAGAGCCTCAGTGTCCCCTGACCCAGCCAGCCCCTTTGTCCTCCCCCAGGAGAGCAG AAGGTTGCGATTCTGGACTCTGGAGTTTGAGAGCCAGTCCTTCCTGTACAGACAGGTACAGTCTGTCCTGGGGCCACCCTGGGTGTGGGGATGGGGCTTGGGCCACTGTGGCAGTCTCGCCCTTGGGTCACAGGTGCGGAGGATGACAGCGATCCTGGtggctgtggggctgggggcttTGACACCCACTGAGGTGAAGGTGATTCTGGAGAGCCGGGACCCCCTGGGCAGGCACCAGACACGTGTGGCCCCAGCCCATGGCTTGTTCCTGAAGTCGGTGCTATACGGGGGCCTCAGGGACCATGGTAAGAGGAGGTGGCCTGGGGAGGTCCCTGCTTATACCCCACTGATTGGCCCTCTACCTAGCCTGGGTCCCTGCTGGAAGAGGAGCTCTTGGTGGCAGTGCCGTCACAGCCCTCATGTTGTTCTAACAGCCGGGAATCCATCCTGTGCTCAGCAGGAAAGCCAGGGGCCAGAGGGCAGGGAGGCCCCAGGTCAGCCAGAAGACCTCAGGCGGGAAACCAGCGACCCAAAGGCAGGCGGCCTGGAGTGA
- the PUSL1 gene encoding tRNA pseudouridine synthase-like 1 isoform X10, translating into MGSGPAAGTVRARYLVYFQYLGTDFNGVAAVRGAQRAVGVQNYLEEAAERLKSVVPVKFVISSRTDAGVHALSNAAHLDVQRRSGQPPFSPEVLTQALNTHLKHPAIRVLQAFRVHSDFHARYAATSRTYLYRLATGCPRPDQLSVFERNRCWALRADYLDVAAMQEAAQHLLGTHDFSAFQSAGSPSTSSVRTLRRASVSPDPASPFVLPQESRRLRFWTLEFESQSFLYRQVRRMTAILVAVGLGALTPTEVKVILESRDPLGRHQTRVAPAHGLFLKSVLYGGLRDHAGNPSCAQQESQGPEGREAPGQPEDLRRETSDPKAGGLE; encoded by the exons ATGGGCTCGGGTCCGGCTGCGGGCACCGTGCGGGCACGCTACCTCGTGTATTTCCAGTATTTGGGCACAGACTTTAA TGGTGTCGCGGCCGTCAGGGGCGCCCAGCGCGCCGTCGGGGTCCAGAACTACCTGGAG GAGGCCGCAGAGAGGCTGAAATCGGTGGTGCCGGTCAAGTTCGTCATCTCCAGCCGCACGGATGCTGGGGTCCACGCCCTGAGCAACGCTGCGCATCTGGACGTCCAACGCCGCTCAGGCCAGCCGCCCTTCTCACCTGAGGTCCTGACCCAGGCCCTCAACACCCACCTGAAGCACCCCGCCATCAG GGTCCTGCAGGCCTTCCGTGTGCACAGCGACTTCCATGCCCGCTACGCAGCCACATCCAGGACCTACCTGTACCGCCTGGCCACCGGCTGCCCCCGGCCTGACCAGCTGTCTGTGTTTGAACGAAACCGATGCTGGGCCCTGCGGGCAGA TTATTTGGATGTGGCCGCCATGCAGGAGGCCGCCCAACACCTCCTGGGGACTCATGACTTCAGCGCCTTCCAATCGGCTGGCAGCCCATCCACTAGCTCAGTGCGCACATTGCGCAGAGCCTCAGTGTCCCCTGACCCAGCCAGCCCCTTTGTCCTCCCCCAGGAGAGCAG AAGGTTGCGATTCTGGACTCTGGAGTTTGAGAGCCAGTCCTTCCTGTACAGACAG GTGCGGAGGATGACAGCGATCCTGGtggctgtggggctgggggcttTGACACCCACTGAGGTGAAGGTGATTCTGGAGAGCCGGGACCCCCTGGGCAGGCACCAGACACGTGTGGCCCCAGCCCATGGCTTGTTCCTGAAGTCGGTGCTATACGGGGGCCTCAGGGACCATG CCGGGAATCCATCCTGTGCTCAGCAGGAAAGCCAGGGGCCAGAGGGCAGGGAGGCCCCAGGTCAGCCAGAAGACCTCAGGCGGGAAACCAGCGACCCAAAGGCAGGCGGCCTGGAGTGA
- the PUSL1 gene encoding tRNA pseudouridine synthase-like 1 isoform X6: MGSGPAAGTVRARYLVYFQYLGTDFNGVAAVRGAQRAVGVQNYLEEAAERLKSVVPVKFVISSRTDAGVHALSNAAHLDVQRRSGQPPFSPEVLTQALNTHLKHPAIRVLQAFRVHSDFHARYAATSRTYLYRLATGCPRPDQLSVFERNRCWALRADYLDVAAMQEAAQHLLGTHDFSAFQSAGSPSTSSVRTLRRASVSPDPASPFVLPQESRRLRFWTLEFESQSFLYRQVRRMTAILVAVGLGALTPTEVKVILESRDPLGRHQTRVAPAHGLFLKSVLYGGLRDHGKRRWPGEVPAYTPLIGPLPSLGPCWKRSSWWQCRHSPHVVLTAGNPSCAQQESQGPEGREAPGQPEDLRRETSDPKAGGLE, translated from the exons ATGGGCTCGGGTCCGGCTGCGGGCACCGTGCGGGCACGCTACCTCGTGTATTTCCAGTATTTGGGCACAGACTTTAA TGGTGTCGCGGCCGTCAGGGGCGCCCAGCGCGCCGTCGGGGTCCAGAACTACCTGGAG GAGGCCGCAGAGAGGCTGAAATCGGTGGTGCCGGTCAAGTTCGTCATCTCCAGCCGCACGGATGCTGGGGTCCACGCCCTGAGCAACGCTGCGCATCTGGACGTCCAACGCCGCTCAGGCCAGCCGCCCTTCTCACCTGAGGTCCTGACCCAGGCCCTCAACACCCACCTGAAGCACCCCGCCATCAG GGTCCTGCAGGCCTTCCGTGTGCACAGCGACTTCCATGCCCGCTACGCAGCCACATCCAGGACCTACCTGTACCGCCTGGCCACCGGCTGCCCCCGGCCTGACCAGCTGTCTGTGTTTGAACGAAACCGATGCTGGGCCCTGCGGGCAGA TTATTTGGATGTGGCCGCCATGCAGGAGGCCGCCCAACACCTCCTGGGGACTCATGACTTCAGCGCCTTCCAATCGGCTGGCAGCCCATCCACTAGCTCAGTGCGCACATTGCGCAGAGCCTCAGTGTCCCCTGACCCAGCCAGCCCCTTTGTCCTCCCCCAGGAGAGCAG AAGGTTGCGATTCTGGACTCTGGAGTTTGAGAGCCAGTCCTTCCTGTACAGACAG GTGCGGAGGATGACAGCGATCCTGGtggctgtggggctgggggcttTGACACCCACTGAGGTGAAGGTGATTCTGGAGAGCCGGGACCCCCTGGGCAGGCACCAGACACGTGTGGCCCCAGCCCATGGCTTGTTCCTGAAGTCGGTGCTATACGGGGGCCTCAGGGACCATGGTAAGAGGAGGTGGCCTGGGGAGGTCCCTGCTTATACCCCACTGATTGGCCCTCTACCTAGCCTGGGTCCCTGCTGGAAGAGGAGCTCTTGGTGGCAGTGCCGTCACAGCCCTCATGTTGTTCTAACAGCCGGGAATCCATCCTGTGCTCAGCAGGAAAGCCAGGGGCCAGAGGGCAGGGAGGCCCCAGGTCAGCCAGAAGACCTCAGGCGGGAAACCAGCGACCCAAAGGCAGGCGGCCTGGAGTGA
- the PUSL1 gene encoding tRNA pseudouridine synthase-like 1 isoform X9, with product MGSGPAAGTVRARYLVYFQYLGTDFNGVAAVRGAQRAVGVQNYLEEAAERLKSVVPVKFVISSRTDAGVHALSNAAHLDVQRRSGQPPFSPEVLTQALNTHLKHPAIRVLQAFRVHSDFHARYAATSRTYLYRLATGCPRPDQLSVFERNRCWALRADYLDVAAMQEAAQHLLGTHDFSAFQSAGSPSTSSVRTLRRASVSPDPASPFVLPQESRRLRFWTLEFESQSFLYRQVQSVLGPPWVWGWGLGHCGSLALGSQVRRMTAILVAVGLGALTPTEVKVILESRDPLGRHQTRVAPAHGLFLKSVLYGGLRDHAGNPSCAQQESQGPEGREAPGQPEDLRRETSDPKAGGLE from the exons ATGGGCTCGGGTCCGGCTGCGGGCACCGTGCGGGCACGCTACCTCGTGTATTTCCAGTATTTGGGCACAGACTTTAA TGGTGTCGCGGCCGTCAGGGGCGCCCAGCGCGCCGTCGGGGTCCAGAACTACCTGGAG GAGGCCGCAGAGAGGCTGAAATCGGTGGTGCCGGTCAAGTTCGTCATCTCCAGCCGCACGGATGCTGGGGTCCACGCCCTGAGCAACGCTGCGCATCTGGACGTCCAACGCCGCTCAGGCCAGCCGCCCTTCTCACCTGAGGTCCTGACCCAGGCCCTCAACACCCACCTGAAGCACCCCGCCATCAG GGTCCTGCAGGCCTTCCGTGTGCACAGCGACTTCCATGCCCGCTACGCAGCCACATCCAGGACCTACCTGTACCGCCTGGCCACCGGCTGCCCCCGGCCTGACCAGCTGTCTGTGTTTGAACGAAACCGATGCTGGGCCCTGCGGGCAGA TTATTTGGATGTGGCCGCCATGCAGGAGGCCGCCCAACACCTCCTGGGGACTCATGACTTCAGCGCCTTCCAATCGGCTGGCAGCCCATCCACTAGCTCAGTGCGCACATTGCGCAGAGCCTCAGTGTCCCCTGACCCAGCCAGCCCCTTTGTCCTCCCCCAGGAGAGCAG AAGGTTGCGATTCTGGACTCTGGAGTTTGAGAGCCAGTCCTTCCTGTACAGACAGGTACAGTCTGTCCTGGGGCCACCCTGGGTGTGGGGATGGGGCTTGGGCCACTGTGGCAGTCTCGCCCTTGGGTCACAGGTGCGGAGGATGACAGCGATCCTGGtggctgtggggctgggggcttTGACACCCACTGAGGTGAAGGTGATTCTGGAGAGCCGGGACCCCCTGGGCAGGCACCAGACACGTGTGGCCCCAGCCCATGGCTTGTTCCTGAAGTCGGTGCTATACGGGGGCCTCAGGGACCATG CCGGGAATCCATCCTGTGCTCAGCAGGAAAGCCAGGGGCCAGAGGGCAGGGAGGCCCCAGGTCAGCCAGAAGACCTCAGGCGGGAAACCAGCGACCCAAAGGCAGGCGGCCTGGAGTGA
- the PUSL1 gene encoding tRNA pseudouridine synthase-like 1 isoform X7 — translation MGSGPAAGTVRARYLVYFQYLGTDFNGVAAVRGAQRAVGVQNYLEEAAERLKSVVPVKFVISSRTDAGVHALSNAAHLDVQRRSGQPPFSPEVLTQALNTHLKHPAIRCAPLGAPSSTAGRGGGQKGLRLDRTSWGNGTLVGRPPSGVPDLTPTGSCRPSVCTATSMPATQPHPGPTCTAWPPAAPGLTSCLCLNETDAGPCGQSEFIWMWPPCRRPPNTSWGLMTSAPSNRLAAHPLAQCAHCAEPQCPLTQPAPLSSPRRAAAPELGPGLSTLLEGPAPTARPQKVRLPSHAQLCPSYQFPLGVGGQWRPLEWKRGWEPAFPGPLRCLVCFPCLGPNWARTSQALVSPEGCDSGLWSLRASPSCTDRCGG, via the exons ATGGGCTCGGGTCCGGCTGCGGGCACCGTGCGGGCACGCTACCTCGTGTATTTCCAGTATTTGGGCACAGACTTTAA TGGTGTCGCGGCCGTCAGGGGCGCCCAGCGCGCCGTCGGGGTCCAGAACTACCTGGAG GAGGCCGCAGAGAGGCTGAAATCGGTGGTGCCGGTCAAGTTCGTCATCTCCAGCCGCACGGATGCTGGGGTCCACGCCCTGAGCAACGCTGCGCATCTGGACGTCCAACGCCGCTCAGGCCAGCCGCCCTTCTCACCTGAGGTCCTGACCCAGGCCCTCAACACCCACCTGAAGCACCCCGCCATCAGGTGTGCACCCCTCGGTGCTCCCTCGTCCACCGCGGGTAGAGGCGGGGGTCAGAAAGGACTGCGTCTGGACCGAACTTCTTGGGGTAATGGCACACTTGTGGGCCGTCCTCCCTCTGGTGTGCCTGACCTTACTCCCACAGGGTCCTGCAGGCCTTCCGTGTGCACAGCGACTTCCATGCCCGCTACGCAGCCACATCCAGGACCTACCTGTACCGCCTGGCCACCGGCTGCCCCCGGCCTGACCAGCTGTCTGTGTTTGAACGAAACCGATGCTGGGCCCTGCGGGCAGAGTGAGT TTATTTGGATGTGGCCGCCATGCAGGAGGCCGCCCAACACCTCCTGGGGACTCATGACTTCAGCGCCTTCCAATCGGCTGGCAGCCCATCCACTAGCTCAGTGCGCACATTGCGCAGAGCCTCAGTGTCCCCTGACCCAGCCAGCCCCTTTGTCCTCCCCCAGGAGAGCAG CTGCCCCAGAACTGGGACCAGGACTTAGCACCTTGCTAGAGGGCCCTGCACCCACAGCAAGGCCCCAGAAGGTTCGGCTGCCCTCCCACGCACAGCTGTGTCCCTCGTACCAGTTTCCCTTAGGGGTGGGTGGTCAGTGGAGGCCCCTGGAGTGGAAGAGAGGGTGGGAACCAGCCTTTCCTGGCCCCCTGCGCTGCCTAGTCTGCTTCCCTTGCCTGGGGCCAAACTGGGCTAGGACATCACAGGCACTTGTGTCCCCAGAAGGTTGCGATTCTGGACTCTGGAGTTTGAGAGCCAGTCCTTCCTGTACAGACAG GTGCGGAGGATGA
- the PUSL1 gene encoding tRNA pseudouridine synthase-like 1 isoform X3: MGSGPAAGTVRARYLVYFQYLGTDFNGVAAVRGAQRAVGVQNYLEEAAERLKSVVPVKFVISSRTDAGVHALSNAAHLDVQRRSGQPPFSPEVLTQALNTHLKHPAIRCAPLGAPSSTAGRGGGQKGLRLDRTSWGNGTLVGRPPSGVPDLTPTGSCRPSVCTATSMPATQPHPGPTCTAWPPAAPGLTSCLCLNETDAGPCGQSEFIWMWPPCRRPPNTSWGLMTSAPSNRLAAHPLAQCAHCAEPQCPLTQPAPLSSPRRAAAPELGPGLSTLLEGPAPTARPQKVRLPSHAQLCPSYQFPLGVGGQWRPLEWKRGWEPAFPGPLRCLVCFPCLGPNWARTSQALVSPEGCDSGLWSLRASPSCTDRYSLSWGHPGCGDGAWATVAVSPLGHRCGG; the protein is encoded by the exons ATGGGCTCGGGTCCGGCTGCGGGCACCGTGCGGGCACGCTACCTCGTGTATTTCCAGTATTTGGGCACAGACTTTAA TGGTGTCGCGGCCGTCAGGGGCGCCCAGCGCGCCGTCGGGGTCCAGAACTACCTGGAG GAGGCCGCAGAGAGGCTGAAATCGGTGGTGCCGGTCAAGTTCGTCATCTCCAGCCGCACGGATGCTGGGGTCCACGCCCTGAGCAACGCTGCGCATCTGGACGTCCAACGCCGCTCAGGCCAGCCGCCCTTCTCACCTGAGGTCCTGACCCAGGCCCTCAACACCCACCTGAAGCACCCCGCCATCAGGTGTGCACCCCTCGGTGCTCCCTCGTCCACCGCGGGTAGAGGCGGGGGTCAGAAAGGACTGCGTCTGGACCGAACTTCTTGGGGTAATGGCACACTTGTGGGCCGTCCTCCCTCTGGTGTGCCTGACCTTACTCCCACAGGGTCCTGCAGGCCTTCCGTGTGCACAGCGACTTCCATGCCCGCTACGCAGCCACATCCAGGACCTACCTGTACCGCCTGGCCACCGGCTGCCCCCGGCCTGACCAGCTGTCTGTGTTTGAACGAAACCGATGCTGGGCCCTGCGGGCAGAGTGAGT TTATTTGGATGTGGCCGCCATGCAGGAGGCCGCCCAACACCTCCTGGGGACTCATGACTTCAGCGCCTTCCAATCGGCTGGCAGCCCATCCACTAGCTCAGTGCGCACATTGCGCAGAGCCTCAGTGTCCCCTGACCCAGCCAGCCCCTTTGTCCTCCCCCAGGAGAGCAG CTGCCCCAGAACTGGGACCAGGACTTAGCACCTTGCTAGAGGGCCCTGCACCCACAGCAAGGCCCCAGAAGGTTCGGCTGCCCTCCCACGCACAGCTGTGTCCCTCGTACCAGTTTCCCTTAGGGGTGGGTGGTCAGTGGAGGCCCCTGGAGTGGAAGAGAGGGTGGGAACCAGCCTTTCCTGGCCCCCTGCGCTGCCTAGTCTGCTTCCCTTGCCTGGGGCCAAACTGGGCTAGGACATCACAGGCACTTGTGTCCCCAGAAGGTTGCGATTCTGGACTCTGGAGTTTGAGAGCCAGTCCTTCCTGTACAGACAGGTACAGTCTGTCCTGGGGCCACCCTGGGTGTGGGGATGGGGCTTGGGCCACTGTGGCAGTCTCGCCCTTGGGTCACAGGTGCGGAGGATGA